The Fructilactobacillus ixorae genome has a window encoding:
- the alsS gene encoding acetolactate synthase AlsS: MNGAQAIVKSMINQGIQYCFGIPGAKVDLLFEALEYCEDERAPKLIVTRHEQDAVFMAAAIGRLTGKPGVAMVTSGPGVSNLATGLLTATTEGDPVIALGGQVPQDDVNRATHQAARNAEILKDVTKSSVEVQDANNASEVFTNAYQTAIAPKQGATFISLPQNVLAAEVNRPALQHIGIVDHGRAGKTTLAEITDHLQRAERPVILAGMRASAPENTQAIRALIKKYALPVVETFQGAGVVSKELVDRYFGRIGLFKNQLGDSILRDSDLILTIGYDPVEYEPRNWHDDNTPIINIDDVQTELSNEFQPTIDTQTSIAKTLESITEALPDQPDFPATTKAELDRLRAEYEKIDEENYHQYVNNEDHQTRLNPLNLLEVVQENVHDDTTITVDIGSHYIWMARYFKSYQPRTLLFSDGMQTLGVSLPWAIAASLVRPKQKIVSVSGDGGFLFSGQELETAVRLNSNIVQLIWNDSHYDMVRFQEIAKYGKDSGVDFNNINYAEIANGYGATGIRVNSLAEFETAFKKAMQMDGPVVIDIPVDYSNNIKLKTSKLL, encoded by the coding sequence ATGAATGGTGCCCAAGCCATCGTCAAATCCATGATTAATCAGGGAATCCAGTACTGCTTCGGAATCCCGGGGGCCAAGGTTGACCTCCTGTTTGAAGCCCTCGAATACTGCGAAGATGAACGGGCACCTAAACTAATTGTAACACGCCACGAACAGGATGCTGTGTTCATGGCTGCTGCCATTGGCCGTCTCACTGGTAAACCCGGGGTGGCCATGGTCACCTCTGGCCCAGGAGTTAGTAACCTAGCCACAGGCTTATTGACCGCGACAACTGAAGGGGATCCCGTCATCGCCCTTGGGGGTCAAGTTCCGCAAGATGACGTTAACCGGGCCACCCACCAGGCAGCTCGCAATGCCGAGATTCTGAAAGACGTTACCAAGAGTAGCGTTGAGGTCCAGGATGCGAATAATGCTTCGGAAGTCTTTACGAATGCCTATCAAACGGCGATTGCACCTAAGCAAGGCGCGACGTTTATCTCGCTGCCCCAAAACGTATTAGCCGCTGAAGTTAACCGGCCAGCGTTACAGCACATTGGCATCGTGGACCACGGCCGGGCTGGCAAAACGACCCTCGCTGAAATCACCGACCACCTTCAACGCGCAGAACGGCCCGTGATTTTAGCGGGAATGCGCGCGTCTGCTCCAGAAAATACCCAAGCAATTCGGGCTTTAATTAAAAAGTACGCCCTTCCGGTGGTTGAAACGTTCCAAGGTGCCGGGGTGGTATCTAAAGAACTCGTTGACCGCTACTTTGGGCGGATTGGGTTGTTCAAAAATCAACTCGGTGATTCAATCCTCCGTGACAGTGATCTGATCCTGACAATCGGCTACGATCCCGTGGAATACGAACCTCGGAACTGGCATGACGATAACACGCCGATCATTAACATTGATGACGTGCAAACGGAACTGTCAAACGAGTTTCAACCAACCATCGATACGCAAACCAGCATTGCTAAAACTTTAGAGTCAATTACTGAGGCCCTTCCAGACCAACCGGACTTCCCGGCCACAACCAAGGCCGAGCTAGACCGGTTACGCGCGGAATACGAAAAAATTGACGAAGAAAACTACCATCAGTACGTAAATAACGAGGACCACCAAACGCGGTTGAATCCGTTGAACCTGTTGGAAGTCGTGCAAGAAAACGTTCACGATGATACCACGATCACGGTTGACATCGGGAGTCACTACATCTGGATGGCCCGCTACTTTAAGTCCTACCAACCGCGAACCCTCTTATTCAGTGACGGGATGCAAACCCTCGGAGTTTCCCTCCCCTGGGCGATTGCCGCTTCACTGGTTCGCCCTAAGCAAAAAATCGTGTCCGTTTCCGGAGATGGGGGCTTCCTCTTTTCTGGTCAGGAACTAGAAACCGCTGTCCGGTTGAACTCTAACATCGTCCAACTGATTTGGAATGATTCCCACTACGACATGGTGCGCTTCCAAGAAATTGCGAAATATGGGAAGGACTCGGGAGTTGATTTCAACAACATCAACTACGCTGAAATCGCCAATGGATACGGCGCCACCGGGATTCGGGTTAACAGCCTCGCCGAATTTGAAACGGCTTTCAAAAAGGCCATGCAAATGGACGGCCCGGTTGTGATTGATATCCCCGTTGATTACTCGAATAACATTAAATTAAAGACGTCGAAGTTGCTGTAA
- the budA gene encoding acetolactate decarboxylase, producing the protein MNQNLLYQHSTLADLTAGLFTGTMSVAELLKHGDTGIGTGDGLDGELIILQGTLYQVTASGDVNVLQPNDQVPFATVNFADYQPEMRIQRQGRDATLQQIASAHPWQNLFYSFQLTGQFSRVQTRSVHKQTKPYQTLEQAAKEQAVFEKQAVSGTMLGYYAPQLYNGVAVGGFHYHFLAADHDFGGHVLDFEVADAELSLEPFTDFQEHFPVTSQAFLNLDFNEHDDIASQIKNAEQ; encoded by the coding sequence ATGAACCAGAATCTATTATACCAGCATTCAACCCTAGCTGACCTAACTGCCGGTTTATTTACCGGGACAATGTCTGTCGCAGAACTGTTAAAACACGGTGATACCGGGATTGGAACCGGGGACGGGTTAGATGGAGAATTAATCATTTTACAGGGGACGTTATACCAAGTTACCGCTAGTGGGGACGTCAACGTCTTACAACCCAACGACCAGGTTCCCTTTGCCACGGTGAACTTTGCTGATTACCAACCAGAAATGCGGATTCAGAGACAGGGCCGAGACGCCACGTTACAACAAATTGCTTCCGCGCATCCATGGCAGAACCTGTTTTATTCCTTTCAGTTGACGGGGCAGTTTAGCCGGGTGCAGACCCGTTCCGTTCACAAACAAACCAAACCGTATCAAACCCTGGAACAAGCGGCTAAGGAACAGGCGGTCTTTGAAAAACAGGCTGTTAGCGGGACGATGCTCGGCTACTACGCCCCCCAACTGTACAATGGGGTCGCAGTCGGTGGATTTCACTACCATTTTCTCGCCGCTGACCATGATTTTGGGGGCCACGTCCTAGACTTTGAGGTTGCGGATGCCGAACTGAGCTTGGAACCATTTACAGACTTTCAAGAACACTTTCCCGTTACCAGCCAGGCCTTTTTAAACTTAGATTTTAACGAGCATGATGATATTGCTAGCCAGATTAAAAATGCTGAACAGTAA
- a CDS encoding serine hydrolase domain-containing protein encodes MRFEHTQALINQMITDQVVPGASYAFITGLNVEDGIAGAQQVAPTRVPLQPNQLYDMASLTKVMGTVPVIMQLVSKQQIGLDDSITTYLPEWKHPRVTVRHLLTHTADITGYIPNRDQLNLNQLRTALLSLDVGPQLGKQMRYQDVNYIFLGWIAGVVAGLPIQPLIKHMVLEPLGLIDSTFHPDPRRTVPTTYDSDTMTNRQGVVHDPKAQVLGSDCGSAGLFSSLRDTERFAQWMLQLTPPGKVYTPAMFTAMYADQTPMQDGSRSFGWRLATYQGHRYIWQGGYTGTLVMLVPERRSALVFLSNRVHPQVHERFMDERNRMLASYLAELFD; translated from the coding sequence ATGCGGTTTGAACACACGCAGGCCCTGATTAACCAAATGATTACCGACCAGGTCGTTCCGGGAGCTTCGTATGCCTTTATCACGGGGTTAAACGTGGAAGATGGCATTGCTGGCGCCCAACAAGTGGCGCCAACGAGAGTTCCCCTACAGCCCAACCAGTTATACGACATGGCCTCGTTGACGAAGGTGATGGGAACCGTTCCGGTGATTATGCAGCTCGTTTCAAAGCAACAGATTGGGTTAGACGATTCCATTACTACCTATTTACCCGAGTGGAAGCACCCTCGGGTTACGGTACGACACTTGCTGACCCATACTGCTGACATCACGGGCTACATTCCTAACCGGGATCAGTTAAATTTAAACCAACTGCGGACGGCTTTGCTGAGCCTAGACGTGGGACCACAATTAGGAAAGCAAATGCGCTACCAAGACGTGAATTACATCTTTTTAGGGTGGATTGCCGGGGTCGTTGCTGGTTTACCGATTCAGCCGTTGATTAAACACATGGTGTTAGAACCGCTTGGCTTGATTGACTCCACGTTTCATCCGGATCCCCGTCGGACGGTGCCGACCACGTATGATTCAGACACAATGACTAACCGACAAGGCGTGGTGCATGATCCCAAGGCCCAGGTCTTAGGATCTGATTGTGGGTCGGCGGGTCTGTTTAGTTCGTTACGTGACACGGAGCGGTTTGCCCAGTGGATGCTACAGCTAACTCCACCGGGGAAGGTGTACACGCCGGCCATGTTTACGGCGATGTATGCAGATCAAACGCCGATGCAGGATGGAAGTCGGTCGTTTGGCTGGCGCTTAGCAACGTATCAGGGTCATCGTTACATCTGGCAGGGCGGTTATACGGGAACCTTAGTCATGCTGGTTCCGGAGCGACGCAGTGCCTTGGTGTTTCTGTCCAACCGGGTTCACCCGCAAGTCCATGAAAGGTTTATGGACGAACGAAATCGGATGCTGGCTAGTTATCTGGCTGAACTATTCGACTAA
- a CDS encoding type 1 glutamine amidotransferase yields MTMNLRVAHLYGDLMNTYGDIGNILTLRFYANQIGVTVTDQIISLEDDFQADDFDFAVFGGGQDFEQMVVAKDLPNKRDELIKFIEQNKPLIAVCGGYQMLGKYYVDASGRKLPGIHAMNHYTEQQHENRFIGDIEIQNEATGQKYHGFENHQGITFLGDDEHALGKVLKGYGNNGEDQTEGAVHNNTIGTYFHGPIMARNGNFSIHMMFEALQNKYPDYDFTDLKTKVKPESY; encoded by the coding sequence ATGACCATGAACTTACGCGTGGCGCACCTGTACGGTGACCTCATGAATACCTATGGTGACATTGGCAACATCCTCACGTTACGGTTTTATGCCAACCAAATTGGCGTAACGGTGACCGACCAGATCATTAGTCTCGAAGACGACTTTCAGGCCGATGACTTTGACTTCGCCGTGTTTGGTGGGGGACAAGACTTTGAACAAATGGTCGTGGCCAAGGATTTACCCAATAAACGTGATGAATTAATCAAATTTATCGAACAGAATAAACCGCTGATTGCCGTTTGTGGTGGCTACCAGATGCTCGGTAAGTACTATGTGGATGCAAGTGGTCGTAAGCTACCAGGGATTCACGCCATGAACCACTACACCGAACAGCAACACGAAAACCGCTTTATTGGCGACATCGAGATTCAAAATGAAGCGACCGGCCAAAAGTACCACGGCTTTGAAAATCACCAGGGCATCACCTTTCTTGGTGATGATGAACATGCCCTAGGCAAGGTGCTCAAGGGCTACGGTAACAACGGTGAAGATCAAACCGAAGGAGCCGTGCACAACAACACGATTGGCACCTACTTCCACGGCCCAATCATGGCCCGAAACGGCAACTTTTCCATCCACATGATGTTTGAAGCCTTACAAAATAAGTATCCTGATTATGATTTCACGGACTTAAAAACCAAGGTTAAACCCGAGTCATACTAA
- a CDS encoding Mur ligase family protein, whose protein sequence is MTLRSEIATLAGRSSYWFLHNFMGGGSSLPGKITTTLDPDVLKELGKNYEVIIVSGTNGKTLTTALIVQVLKEKYDHIVTNKTGSNMVQGITSTFLEAKRPAKGKKGIAVLEVDEANVKPIVSQITPKMFVLTNIFRDQLDRYGEIYTTYQKILDGIKLAPDAVVLANGDEPIFHSKELPNPQVYYGFANQPATGDLKAAPNTDGILCPVCQHLLHYHYLVYANLGDYFCPNCGFRRPDLRFKVTDVSERTPKASKFAIDGHPYEIGVGGTYNIYNALAAYAVGREVGIQPDQIRHAFENNQRLFGRQEEINVAGKDVSIILVKNPVGTNQVIDLLATEPEPFSFVGLLNADYADGIDTSWIWDGEFERLPQMNIQQFETGGKRYKDITFRLKVAGVNPEQHTVQPDLGKVIEDIKQMPTDKVYILATYTAMMEMRSRLMKQGYIKGGN, encoded by the coding sequence ATGACATTGAGAAGTGAGATTGCAACCCTCGCTGGCCGGTCCTCGTACTGGTTTTTGCATAACTTCATGGGCGGCGGAAGTTCGCTCCCTGGTAAAATCACCACGACCCTTGATCCGGATGTCTTAAAGGAACTAGGTAAAAATTACGAAGTCATCATTGTCAGTGGAACCAACGGAAAAACGTTAACCACGGCTTTAATTGTCCAAGTCTTAAAGGAAAAGTATGACCACATTGTCACCAACAAAACTGGCTCTAACATGGTTCAGGGCATTACTTCGACCTTCTTAGAGGCCAAACGGCCCGCCAAAGGGAAAAAGGGCATTGCTGTCCTAGAAGTGGATGAAGCTAACGTTAAACCAATTGTTAGCCAAATTACCCCCAAGATGTTTGTCCTAACCAACATTTTCCGGGATCAATTGGATCGGTACGGAGAAATTTACACGACCTACCAGAAAATCCTAGACGGCATCAAGCTGGCTCCCGATGCGGTGGTCCTCGCTAACGGAGACGAACCGATTTTCCACTCCAAAGAACTCCCGAACCCGCAGGTTTACTACGGTTTTGCTAACCAACCTGCGACGGGTGACCTAAAGGCTGCCCCGAATACCGACGGAATTCTTTGTCCTGTTTGTCAACACCTGCTCCACTATCACTACTTGGTCTATGCCAACCTGGGCGATTACTTCTGTCCCAACTGTGGCTTCCGCCGTCCAGACCTCCGGTTTAAAGTAACGGACGTTTCAGAACGCACGCCCAAAGCATCGAAGTTTGCAATTGACGGTCATCCATACGAAATCGGAGTGGGCGGAACTTACAACATCTACAACGCCCTCGCCGCTTACGCGGTGGGCCGTGAGGTTGGAATTCAGCCCGACCAGATTCGCCATGCGTTTGAAAATAACCAACGTCTCTTTGGGCGCCAAGAAGAAATTAACGTAGCTGGAAAAGACGTCAGCATTATTCTGGTCAAAAACCCTGTGGGAACCAACCAGGTAATCGATTTACTGGCAACGGAACCAGAGCCCTTCTCCTTTGTGGGGCTATTGAACGCCGACTACGCTGATGGAATTGATACCAGCTGGATTTGGGACGGTGAATTTGAACGCTTACCACAAATGAACATTCAACAATTTGAAACCGGCGGTAAACGTTATAAAGACATTACCTTCCGGTTGAAAGTGGCCGGCGTTAACCCAGAACAACACACCGTGCAACCCGATTTAGGCAAAGTAATCGAAGATATTAAACAGATGCCAACTGACAAGGTTTACATCTTAGCGACCTACACCGCCATGATGGAAATGCGGTCCCGGTTAATGAAACAAGGTTACATCAAGGGAGGAAACTAA
- a CDS encoding thymidine kinase codes for MNSGKSIEIIKVAHNYEEQGKRVILLTSALDTREAPGMIESRIGLNRKAVSIEPTANAFTIVKKAMTTNQHPVSCILVDEAQFLEKHHILELAQIVDELQIPVMAFGLKNDFQNHLFAGSKYLLLYADKLEEMKTICWFCEKKATMNLRLHNGQPVYEGEQVVMGGNESYYPVCRTHYNNPPLANQRKEDDNG; via the coding sequence ATGAATAGTGGGAAATCAATCGAAATTATTAAAGTAGCACATAACTATGAAGAGCAGGGGAAGCGCGTGATTTTGCTCACGAGTGCCCTTGACACCCGTGAGGCGCCCGGGATGATTGAATCCCGGATTGGCCTGAACCGGAAGGCCGTTTCCATCGAACCAACGGCCAACGCCTTTACCATTGTGAAAAAGGCGATGACGACTAACCAGCACCCCGTCAGTTGTATTCTGGTGGACGAAGCCCAGTTTTTAGAAAAGCATCATATCTTAGAACTAGCGCAGATTGTTGATGAACTGCAGATTCCCGTCATGGCTTTTGGCCTCAAAAACGACTTTCAAAACCACCTGTTTGCAGGTTCCAAGTACTTACTGTTGTACGCGGATAAACTCGAAGAAATGAAAACGATTTGTTGGTTTTGTGAGAAGAAGGCCACGATGAATCTCCGCCTCCACAACGGTCAGCCCGTGTATGAGGGCGAACAAGTCGTCATGGGTGGCAATGAATCGTATTATCCGGTCTGCCGGACTCACTACAACAATCCACCTTTAGCAAACCAGAGAAAAGAGGATGACAATGGCTGA
- the prfA gene encoding peptide chain release factor 1, producing the protein MDEIFDKLQSVSDRYDELNELISDPEVIADTKRFMKLSKEEGSLRETVETYHHYQDVSTALDDDQEMLQEKLDPEMAEMVKSEIGDLEQEKDQLEQQLKVLLIPKDPNDDKNIIMEIHGAAGGDEASLFAADLYNMYVKYAEMQGWKVEVIDEADTEVGGFKEIVLMITGNKVYSKLKYENGAHRVQRVPETESAGRVHTSTATVGVMPEEEDVDITIDPADIRTDVYRSSGAGGQHINKTSSAVRMTHLPTGIVVAMQDERSQQQNRAKAMTVLRARVYDYYKQQEEDEYNAQRKSAVGTGDRSERIRTYNFPQNRVTDHRIGLTLNKLDKVLAGDLDEIIDALIISDQAEKLEHLNDAEA; encoded by the coding sequence ATGGACGAAATCTTTGATAAATTACAATCCGTTTCCGATCGTTACGACGAACTGAACGAATTGATCAGTGATCCAGAAGTGATTGCAGACACCAAGCGGTTTATGAAACTCTCTAAAGAAGAGGGAAGTTTACGAGAAACCGTAGAAACCTACCATCACTACCAGGATGTGAGTACGGCCCTTGATGACGATCAAGAAATGCTCCAAGAGAAGCTGGATCCAGAGATGGCCGAGATGGTTAAAAGTGAGATTGGCGACTTGGAACAGGAAAAGGACCAACTCGAACAACAGCTTAAGGTGCTTTTGATTCCCAAGGATCCAAATGACGATAAGAACATCATCATGGAAATCCACGGAGCGGCTGGAGGCGACGAAGCCAGTTTGTTTGCGGCGGATTTGTACAATATGTATGTAAAGTACGCCGAGATGCAGGGCTGGAAGGTCGAAGTCATTGATGAAGCCGATACCGAAGTTGGAGGCTTTAAAGAAATTGTCCTGATGATTACCGGAAACAAGGTGTATTCAAAGCTTAAGTATGAAAATGGGGCCCACCGGGTGCAACGGGTGCCAGAAACTGAGTCAGCCGGGCGGGTGCACACCTCCACGGCGACTGTGGGGGTAATGCCCGAGGAAGAAGACGTTGACATCACAATTGATCCGGCCGACATTCGGACGGATGTGTACCGGTCATCTGGAGCCGGGGGGCAGCACATTAACAAGACCTCATCAGCCGTGCGGATGACCCACTTGCCCACCGGAATTGTAGTGGCAATGCAGGACGAACGGTCCCAGCAACAAAACCGAGCGAAGGCCATGACGGTGCTTCGAGCCCGGGTGTATGACTACTACAAACAACAAGAAGAAGACGAGTATAACGCCCAACGAAAATCAGCGGTTGGAACCGGTGACCGGTCCGAACGGATTCGAACCTACAATTTTCCGCAAAACCGGGTGACAGACCATCGGATTGGGTTAACGCTCAACAAGTTGGATAAGGTTTTGGCTGGCGATTTGGATGAAATCATTGATGCCTTGATTATCTCTGATCAAGCCGAAAAGTTGGAGCATTTAAACGATGCCGAAGCTTAA
- the prmC gene encoding peptide chain release factor N(5)-glutamine methyltransferase produces MPKLNAHATPFEALQWASLRLKRLEIAPADARYLLLEQLGWNQTELLVHYREPLAADQVHRFQTNVDRRAAGEPVQYIMGQAPFYGLTLMVTPDVLIPRPETEELVDWVLYDHGKQPLRVLDVGTGSGAIAIAVKQARPDWTVVASDISPAALQVAQQNAQAQGTAIEFVASDLLQAVPRPPFDIVISNPPYIASSEVDVMDATVVNYEPKTALFAAHQGLELYERLAATVGPYLTEHASVYLEIGYQQGSAVSAIWHQQFPTAQLQVRQDLAGHERMVRMQKGEVD; encoded by the coding sequence ATGCCGAAGCTTAATGCCCACGCAACTCCCTTTGAAGCCCTGCAGTGGGCTTCTTTGCGTTTGAAGCGGTTAGAAATTGCGCCAGCAGACGCCCGGTACCTGTTACTGGAACAGTTGGGGTGGAACCAAACGGAACTTTTAGTGCACTACCGGGAACCGTTAGCAGCTGACCAGGTTCACAGGTTTCAGACGAACGTGGACCGCCGGGCGGCCGGTGAACCGGTCCAATACATTATGGGACAGGCGCCGTTCTACGGCTTAACGCTCATGGTCACTCCCGATGTGTTGATCCCGCGCCCAGAAACCGAAGAACTGGTTGACTGGGTGCTTTACGACCATGGAAAGCAACCGTTGCGGGTGTTAGACGTGGGCACGGGGAGTGGCGCAATTGCAATTGCGGTAAAACAGGCCCGTCCGGACTGGACGGTGGTGGCAAGCGACATTTCCCCCGCTGCCCTGCAGGTGGCCCAGCAGAATGCGCAGGCGCAGGGAACGGCGATTGAGTTTGTTGCTAGTGACTTATTGCAAGCGGTTCCCCGGCCGCCCTTTGACATTGTGATTTCCAACCCACCCTACATTGCAAGTTCGGAAGTAGATGTAATGGATGCCACCGTCGTCAATTATGAGCCGAAAACGGCCTTATTTGCTGCCCATCAGGGGTTAGAATTGTACGAACGGTTGGCCGCGACAGTGGGGCCGTATTTAACTGAGCACGCCAGCGTGTACTTAGAGATTGGCTATCAGCAGGGATCGGCGGTGTCCGCAATTTGGCACCAGCAGTTTCCAACGGCGCAGCTGCAGGTTCGTCAGGACCTAGCCGGTCACGAGCGGATGGTGCGGATGCAAAAAGGAGAGGTAGATTAA
- a CDS encoding L-threonylcarbamoyladenylate synthase, whose amino-acid sequence METKIFKAPDLSAAAELIQQGELVAFPTETVYGLGADATNVAAVEKVYKAKGRPSDNPLIVHVADQATVRQFVTTIQPAVQRLMDTFWPGPLTIILPLQPGSLALQVTGGLTTAAFRNPRQATTLDLIKTAGVPLVGPSANTSGKPSPTTAQHVYHDLKGKIGGILDAGPTDLGVESTVIDMSTAHPAILRPGAVTRADLERVLGPIVDSQKQVKPDEVPKAPGMKYTHYSPTAAVQIVDPKVDWATVVSWSQQQPTPVGILATDAVLNHYAWPENVATYSLGTDIHSASHALFAGLRAFDLHPDITTILVEGFSPNGLGEAYMNRLNKAAGQHHFSTADLR is encoded by the coding sequence ATGGAAACTAAGATATTTAAAGCGCCGGATTTAAGCGCTGCCGCGGAGTTAATCCAGCAGGGCGAGTTGGTCGCTTTTCCCACGGAAACCGTTTATGGTTTAGGGGCCGACGCCACCAACGTGGCCGCCGTGGAAAAGGTATACAAGGCGAAGGGCCGTCCGAGTGACAACCCCCTGATTGTCCACGTCGCGGATCAGGCCACTGTCCGGCAGTTTGTTACCACCATTCAGCCGGCCGTGCAACGGTTAATGGATACCTTTTGGCCCGGACCGTTAACCATTATTTTGCCGTTACAACCAGGAAGCTTGGCTCTCCAGGTAACTGGTGGCTTAACCACCGCTGCTTTTCGGAATCCGCGCCAAGCTACGACCCTGGACTTGATTAAAACTGCCGGGGTTCCGTTAGTTGGACCCTCGGCCAACACGTCGGGGAAACCCAGTCCGACCACCGCGCAACACGTTTATCATGATTTAAAGGGGAAGATTGGCGGCATTTTAGACGCTGGACCAACGGACTTGGGGGTGGAATCGACGGTGATTGACATGTCGACCGCGCACCCCGCCATTTTACGGCCCGGTGCAGTAACTCGAGCCGATTTGGAGCGCGTGCTCGGGCCGATTGTGGACTCGCAAAAGCAGGTCAAACCAGATGAAGTTCCCAAGGCCCCCGGAATGAAATATACCCACTATTCGCCAACGGCAGCGGTGCAGATTGTGGATCCGAAGGTTGATTGGGCAACAGTTGTGAGCTGGAGTCAGCAGCAACCAACGCCGGTGGGGATTTTAGCCACAGACGCCGTGCTAAACCACTATGCCTGGCCGGAGAACGTTGCAACTTACAGTTTGGGGACGGACATTCACTCGGCCAGTCACGCCTTATTTGCCGGGTTACGGGCCTTTGACCTGCATCCAGACATCACGACCATCCTCGTGGAAGGCTTTTCTCCAAACGGACTGGGAGAAGCGTACATGAACCGGTTAAATAAGGCAGCGGGACAACACCACTTTTCAACAGCAGACCTGCGCTAG
- the glyA gene encoding serine hydroxymethyltransferase, protein MTENYQQADPKLWDAIQHEAERQADTIELIASENIVSKAVRAAQGSVLTNKYAEGYPGHRYYGGCQYVDIVENLAIERAKQLFGAEYANVQPHSGSQANEAAYAAFLQPGDVILGMDLNAGGHLTHGAQVSFSGQIYQAYAYGLDATTERLDFAAIQALAERVHPKLIVAGASAYSREIDWLAFRKIADEVGAYLMVDMAHIAGLVAAGLHPNPVGIADVVTTTTHKTLRGPRGGLILAQAKYQKQLNSAVFPRTQGGPLEHVIAGKAAAFYEDLQPEFTTYASQVIKNAQAMADEFQHTEHLRVVSGGTDNHLLNVDLTQTELTGKDAQALLDSVHITTNKEALPNEQRSPFVTSGLRLGTPAITSRGFTEADARKVAQLITRTVTHPHDEQTLTEVREAVQALCAIHSITR, encoded by the coding sequence ATGACGGAAAACTACCAACAAGCAGATCCCAAATTATGGGACGCAATTCAGCACGAAGCAGAACGCCAAGCAGATACGATTGAATTAATTGCGTCCGAAAACATTGTTTCAAAGGCCGTGCGGGCCGCGCAAGGCTCGGTGTTAACCAATAAGTATGCCGAGGGGTACCCGGGCCACCGCTATTACGGTGGGTGTCAGTACGTTGATATCGTGGAAAACCTGGCGATTGAGCGGGCAAAACAATTATTTGGCGCGGAATATGCCAACGTGCAACCCCACTCTGGTTCGCAGGCTAACGAGGCGGCGTATGCGGCCTTTTTACAGCCTGGCGATGTCATTTTAGGGATGGACTTAAACGCTGGGGGACACTTGACCCACGGCGCTCAGGTTAGTTTTTCTGGACAAATTTATCAGGCGTATGCGTATGGATTAGACGCTACCACGGAACGCCTGGATTTTGCGGCGATTCAAGCACTAGCAGAACGGGTGCACCCCAAGCTCATTGTGGCTGGCGCTTCCGCGTATAGTCGCGAGATTGACTGGCTCGCCTTTCGCAAGATTGCGGACGAAGTGGGGGCCTACTTGATGGTCGACATGGCCCACATTGCTGGTTTAGTGGCCGCTGGCTTACACCCTAATCCAGTTGGGATTGCCGACGTGGTGACGACGACGACCCATAAAACCCTCCGGGGACCCCGGGGTGGTTTGATTTTGGCGCAAGCTAAGTACCAAAAGCAGCTGAATTCGGCGGTCTTTCCACGCACCCAAGGAGGCCCCTTGGAACATGTGATTGCAGGGAAAGCCGCTGCATTTTATGAAGATTTGCAACCAGAATTTACGACGTATGCCAGTCAGGTAATTAAAAACGCGCAGGCGATGGCCGATGAATTTCAGCACACAGAGCACCTCCGAGTGGTATCTGGGGGCACCGACAACCACTTGTTAAACGTTGATCTTACGCAGACCGAACTGACCGGGAAGGACGCCCAAGCCCTGTTAGATTCAGTACACATTACGACCAACAAAGAGGCATTGCCGAACGAACAACGCAGCCCGTTTGTGACGAGCGGGCTGCGCTTGGGAACGCCCGCCATCACGTCACGCGGGTTTACGGAAGCAGATGCGCGCAAGGTCGCCCAGTTGATCACAAGGACGGTCACGCATCCTCATGATGAACAAACGCTAACTGAAGTTCGTGAAGCCGTGCAGGCATTATGTGCCATCCATTCAATTACGCGGTAA